From a single Miscanthus floridulus cultivar M001 chromosome 8, ASM1932011v1, whole genome shotgun sequence genomic region:
- the LOC136474258 gene encoding E3 ubiquitin-protein ligase WAV3-like, with product MEGVWRKAKRALGASLCVHLPAVAGDREDGGARERRASDALSLDSTAAAHASAPNTPAATAAPETAALLRRSKSGGKSSKRMCAICFDSMKPGHGQALFTAECSHMFHFHCISSSVKHGNHVCPVCRAKWKEIPFNRSLSSIVPRGRGGLNVNQARLPQQDAYMALLRQVPNRQREGPVLVTSEPADFNDDEPLQKMEAANIGSSRTVEIKTYSEFSAIQQSSQDDFAVLIHLKAPYANPEQVTGRSVNAASVGYPTSRAPVDLVTVLDVSGSMAGTKLALLKRAMGFVIQHLGPSDRLSVIAFSSTARRLFHLRRMSHSGRQQALQAVNSLGANGGTNIADALKKAAKVIEDRSHQNPVCSIILLSDGQDTYNIPSNIRGARPDYSSLVPSSILNHTFRLVPVHGFGFGIDHDSDALHSIAEASGGTFSFIEDEGVIQDAFAQCIGGLLSVVVQNMQVNVECVHSGVKLRCIKSGSYLSKVAAHGRNGSIDVGHLYADEERDFLLSVSLPHCREQTTLLKVACAYRDSLTNEDIKIQGDEVTVLRPKSPISEPVCMEVDRERNRVRAADAIEAARAAAERGALSDAVSILEDCRRILSESFSSRSGDRLCMALDAELREMQERMANRQRYEASGRAYLLSGLSSHSWQRATARGDSTDSDTLVYSYQTPSMVHMLQRSQNHCPSPQGPSHVQQPRILVKPHPR from the exons ATGGAGGGGGTGTGGAGGAAGGCCAAGCGGGCGCTGGGCGCCAGCCTCTGCGTGCACCTCCCCGCCGTCGCAGGCGACCGCGAGGACGGCGGCGCCAGGGAACGCCGCGCCTCGGATGCGCTCTCCCTCGATTCTACAGCGGCGGCGCACGCATCGGCGCCCAACACGCCGGCCGCGACGGCCGCGCCGGAGACCGCCGCGCTGCTGCGGAGGTCCAAGTCCGGAGGCAAGTCCTCCAAG AGAATGTGTGCAATATGTTTTGATTCCATGAAGCCAGGTCATGGACAAGCCCTATTCACTGCTGAATGTTCTCATATGTTTCACTTCCACTGCATCTCCTCTAGTGTGAAACATGGAAACCATGTATGCCCAGTTTGCCGGGCAAAATGGAAAGAGATCCCCTTCAATCGCTCGTTATCTTCTATAGTTCCTCGTGGAAGAGGTGGGCTGAATGTAAACCAAGCTCGATTACCCCAGCAAGATGCCTACATGGCTCTTCTCCGCCAGGTTCCAAACCGTCAGCGAGAAGGTCCAGTCTTGGTTACTTCTGAGCCAGCAGACTTCAATGATGATGAACCTTTGCAGAAGATGGAGGCTGCTAATATTGGATCTAGTAGAACTGTGGAAATTAAGACATATTCAGAGTTTTCAGCCATTCAACAGTCATCTCAAGATGACTTTGCTGTTCTGATCCATCTGAAAGCCCCATATGCTAACCCAGAGCAGGTCACAGGCAGATCGGTCAATGCAGCCTCAGTTGGTTATCCTACATCCCGTGCCCCTGTTGATCTTGTTACCGTGCTTGATGTTAGTGGAAGTATGGCAGGCACTAAACTGGCACTCTTGAAGCGAGCCATGGGTTTTGTTATACAGCATCTTGGTCCATCTGATCGCCTTTCAGTCATTGCTTTCTCGTCTACTGCCAGAAGGTTGTTTCATCTCCGACGGATGTCACACTCTGGCCGGCAGCAGGCCCTGCAGGCTGTCAACTCACTTGGTGCTAATGGTGGCACAAACATTGCTGATGCGCTGAAGAAAGCTGCTAAGGTTATTGAGGACCGAAGCCATCAAAATCCAGTATGCAGCATCATTCTCTTGTCAGATGGCCAAGATACATACAATATTCCATCAAATATTAGGGGTGCCCGGCCAGATTATAGTTCACTAGTTCCATCCTCCATTCTAAATCACACATTTCGCTTAGTGCCAGTGCATGGGTTTGGTTTTGGAATAGATCATGATTCAGATGCTTTGCATTCGATTGCTGAGGCCTCTGGTGGTACATTCTCCTTTATTGAGGATGAAGGTGTGATTCAGGATGCATTTGCTCAGTGTATAGGTGGGCTTCTCAGCGTTGTTGTTCAAAATATGCAAGTAAATGTGGAGTGTGTGCATTCTGGTGTCAAGCTTCGCTGCATCAAATCTGGTAGTTACCTGAGTAAGGTGGCTGCACATGGCCGAAATGGTTCAATTGATGTTGGTCATCTCTATGCCGATGAGGAAAGGGACTTTCTACTGTCGGTGAGCTTACCACATTGTCGTGAACAGACCACACTTCTGAAAGTTGCCTGTGCCTACAGAGATTCATTGACCAATGAAGACATCaaaattcaaggtgatgaggtaaCAGTCTTGAGGCCTAAATCACCCATATCTGAGCCAGTTTGCATGGAGGTTGACCGTGAGAGGAACCGTGTCCGTGCCGCTGATGCTATCGAGGCTGCAAGGGCTGCTGCTGAGAGAGGTGCTCTTTCTGATGCTGTGTCAATTCTTGAGGATTGCCGAAGGATACTTTCAGAATCGTTTTCAAGCCGGAGCGGGGACCGCCTGTGCATGGCCCTTGATGCAGAGCTGAGGGAAATGCAAGAGAGGATGGCTAACCGGCAGCGCTATGAGGCTTCAGGGCGGGCATATCTGCTGTCTGGCCTTAGCTCACATTCTTGGCAGAGAGCCACTGCACGAGGCGACTCCACTGACAGTGATACACTTGTTTACTCCTACCAAACACCATCCATGGTTCACATGCTACAGCGCTCACAGAATCACTGCCCTTCTCCTCAGGGCCCATCACATGTCCAACAACCTAGGATCTTGGTGAAACCCCATCCAAGGTAG